A portion of the Homalodisca vitripennis isolate AUS2020 chromosome 2, UT_GWSS_2.1, whole genome shotgun sequence genome contains these proteins:
- the LOC124353796 gene encoding uncharacterized protein LOC124353796 translates to MSSEHGGGGGLLKSRAENFARHLQTRLCNLKENEDSSWSDLNSSSDTEVYYDINSSLDSPEEEVAEPIFIASKNRATYALERSDSAGSQYFDTVEKPEDLSPGSPVPLKKIPILHLKTDRSSMVTNGHMNLIDADSGCSRVREIPYLKLEEDACETDNAEVSSDSCFPENGNVEFEKSEVNPCVVNSCNAETVEVDTRQTVDDLPIEIAEEVSETMDNSFCVFCDIEQIKSCITSSSPETDASTKGDLTNSHCKMIELKEKSEKLHLELLSTPETNNNSEVVAEIEDAVSLADLLQVLKKEISKEDQQDTAKPAMVDDCDSVFPIIEVRESSPSVVDAKVKDDEEEYDIETKRKNFRRCSSLKSGKTPPGTPGRKKIVRFADVLGLDLADVKTFLDEVPTVPKSAFEDLHGIEMSSSPVTESPIATVTVVTPQPEKILVILFQQPSVQPNFLDRVRENNVCLENAFVSDTSLFAISGFVRVKNIDFHKSVYIRYSIDNWRSFSDLQARYVPDSCDGFSDKFAFMLYAHTLNVGQRLEFAVRFHAAGAQFWDSNGGVNYAFECTTHGPPRTYVDPNIPASPVETWASFY, encoded by the coding sequence ATGAGTTCAGAGCACGGTGGAGGTGGCGGACTATTGAAGAGTCGAGCTGAAAATTTTGCCCGACACCTACAGACGCGTCTTTGTAACCTCAAAGAGAATGAGGACTCTAGCTGGAGTGACCTCAACTCCTCATCAGATACAGAGGTCTACTATGACATCAACTCTTCACTGGACAGCCCAGAAGAAGAAGTGGCAGAACCGATCTTCATAGCCTCGAAGAACCGTGCAACATATGCTCTGGAGAGGAGTGACTCGGCCGGCTCTCAGTACTTCGACACGGTAGAGAAACCTGAGGACCTTTCGCCAGGGAGCCCGGTTCCCTTGAAAAAGATACCGATCCTTCACCTGAAGACTGATAGGTCTTCGATGGTCACGAATGGACACATGAACCTTATCGATGCAGATTCAGGATGCAGTAGAGTTAGAGAAATACCTTATCTGAAGTTGGAAGAAGACGCTTGTGAAACTGATAATGCAGAAGTTAGCTCTGACAGTTGTTTTCCGGAAAACGGTAATGTAGAGTTTGAAAAGTCAGAGGTTAATCCTTGTGTAGTGAATTCATGCAATGCAGAAACAGTGGAAGTCGACACAAGGCAAACTGTGGATGATCTTCCGATCGAAATTGCTGAAGAAGTTTCAGAAACTATGGATAACTCTTTCTGTGTATTCTGTGACATAGAACAGATAAAATCATGCATTACGAGCAGCTCGCCAGAAACCGATGCATCAACTAAAGGAGATTTAACAAACAGTCATTGTAAAATGATCGAACTCAAGGAAAAATCTGAAAAACTTCATCTTGAACTTCTTTCAACGCCcgaaacaaataataacagtgaAGTTGTTGCAGAAATCGAAGATGCTGTTTCATTGGCAGACCTTCTCCAGgtacttaaaaaagaaatttctaAAGAAGATCAACAAGATACAGCAAAACCAGCGATGGTAGATGATTGTGATTCAGTTTTTCCCATTATAGAAGTGAGGGAATCATCCCCGTCCGTGGTGGATGCAAAGGTCAAAGATGATGAAGAGGAATACGATatagaaacaaaaagaaaaaatttcagGAGATGTTCTTCATTAAAGAGTGGTAAAACACCCCCCGGTACACCAGGCAGAAAGAAGATAGTCCGGTTTGCTGATGTTCTTGGCCTGGACTTGGCCGACGTGAAGACTTTTTTGGATGAAGTTCCGACTGTCCCGAAATCTGCCTTTGAAGATCTTCATGGCATTGAGATGTCATCATCACCTGTGACCGAGTCTCCCATAGCCACTGTGACAGTGGTAACCCCCCAGCCGGAGAAGATCCTGGTAATTCTCTTCCAGCAACCGAGTGTCCAGCCCAACTTCCTCGACAGAGTGAGAGAGAACAACGTCTGTCTAGAAAACGCTTTCGTCAGCGACACATCACTTTTTGCGATCTCGGGATTCGTTCGCGTCAAGAACATCGACTTCCATAAGAGTGTTTACATCCGTTACTCCATCGACAACTGGCGGAGTTTCTCCGACTTGCAAGCTAGGTACGTTCCGGACTCTTGTGATGGGTTCTCGGACAAGTTCGCCTTCATGCTGTACGCTCACACACTCAATGTCGGCCAGAGGTTGGAGTTTGCTGTGCGTTTCCACGCGGCTGGGGCACAGTTCTGGGACAGTAATGGCGGTGTTAACTACGCGTTCGAGTGCACCACTCATGGACCTCCCCGGACATACGTAGATCCCAACATACCTGCTAGTCCCGTGGAGACGTGGGCGTCGTTTTACTGA